A section of the Malus sylvestris chromosome 17, drMalSylv7.2, whole genome shotgun sequence genome encodes:
- the LOC126611450 gene encoding senescence-specific cysteine protease SAG39-like, which translates to MEILNLQLLKYMCLGLILMLGAWSSQATSRSLKDTSMYGRYEQWLARYGRVYNNINEMETRFKIFKENVAFIEFSNKEANQPYKLSVNQFADLTNEEFKASRNGFKGHECSTKTTSFKYENVTAALPATMDWRKKGAVTPVKDQGQCGCCWAFSAVAATEGVTQLTTGKLISLSEQELVDCDTAGEDQGCEGGLMDDAFQFIQQNHGISTETNYPYNGVDGTCNTKKEAIIAAKITGFEDVPANSEKALLTAVAHQPVSVAIDASGSDFQFYSSGVFTGTCGTSLDHGVTAVGYGMSEDGTKYWLVKNSWGAEWGEAGYIRMQRDVAAPEGLCGIAMSASYPTA; encoded by the exons ATGGAGATCCTAAACCTGCAGCTATTGAAGTATATGTGCTTGGGCTTGATCCTCATGTTGGGAGCTTGGTCTTCTCAAGCCACTTCTCGCAGTCTGAAGGATACATCAATGTACGGGAGATACGAGCAATGGTTGGCTCGTTATGGTCGCGTATATAACAACATCAATGAGATGGAAACTCGTTTCAAGATATTCAAGGAAAATGTGGCGTTTATAGAATTTTCTAATAAAGAGGCAAACCAACCTTACAAATTAAGCGTCAATCAATTTGCAGACCTTACAAATGAAGAGTTCAAAGCCTCAAGAAATGGATTCAAGGGCCATGAATGTTCCACGAAGACGACTTCTTTCAAATATGAAAATGTGACTGCTGCTTTGCCAGCAACAATGGACTGGAGAAAGAAAGGAGCTGTAACCCCCGTTAAGGACCAAGGCCAATGTG GATGCTGTTGGGCTTTTTCAGCAGTTGCCGCCACCGAAGGTGTTACACAGCTTACAACTGGTAAATTGATCTCTTTGTCTGAGCAAGAGCTCGTTGATTGTGACACCGCTGGTGAAGACCAAGGTTGTGAGGGTGGCTTAATGGACGATGCGTTTCAGTTCATCCAACAAAATCACGGGATTAGCACAGAAACTAATTACCCCTACAACGGTGTTGATGGTACATGTAACACCAAGAAGGAAGCCATCATTGCAGCCAAGATAACTGGCTTTGAGGATGTGCCTGCAAATAGTGAAAAGGCCCTTCTAACCGCTGTTGCTCATCAACCTGTTTCCGTTGCCATCGATGCTAGCGGTTCCGACTTCCAATTCTATTCAAGTGGTGTCTTCACTGGAACTTGTGGAACGAGTCTTGACCATGGTGTTACCGCTGTTGGATATGGCATGAGCGAGGATGGGACTAAGTATTGGCTAGTGAAGAACTCATGGGGTGCAGAATGGGGCGAAGCTGGGTACATAAGAATGCAAAGAGATGTTGCCGCACCTGAAGGACTTTGTGGGATTGCTATGTCTGCCTCTTACCCCACAGCTTAG